One Fontisphaera persica DNA window includes the following coding sequences:
- a CDS encoding endo-1,4-beta-xylanase: MTPLRPFAWAFVAWAIGAGATLAQNPPAPPAAAPPPPAPAAPQKPLKQAFAGKFLIGAANDLRMVSDAEREHIKLHYNVITPENCMKPQPLQPSENNFNWATADALVKWCEENGIKVWGHTLVWHAQTGRWFFEPGADGKPVTRELAMERLKKHILTVVGRYKGRIIGWDVVNEAISDRGDDSTENLRQSQWLQKIGPDFLTLAFKWAHEADPKAELYYNDYSIEQGALRGRGKHASSLLLLKRLKAEGAPIHGVGIQGHWSLSTNPEEVEKAIQNYAALGLKVSISELDVTATGDNTGAFPTRGRNEPISEEAIKKQAEVYAKLFEVFNRHSKTITRVTFWGLSDRRSWRSWQRPLLFDAQLQPKPAYFAILEVAEGKKINFSQPK; the protein is encoded by the coding sequence ATGACTCCACTTCGACCTTTTGCATGGGCCTTCGTCGCATGGGCGATTGGCGCAGGCGCAACTCTGGCGCAAAATCCACCCGCCCCGCCTGCTGCCGCGCCCCCCCCACCCGCCCCGGCAGCACCCCAAAAGCCGCTCAAACAGGCTTTCGCGGGCAAGTTTCTCATCGGGGCCGCCAATGACCTGCGGATGGTCTCGGACGCCGAACGGGAGCACATCAAGCTGCATTACAACGTCATCACGCCGGAGAACTGCATGAAGCCGCAGCCGCTGCAGCCCTCCGAAAACAATTTCAACTGGGCCACCGCCGATGCCTTGGTCAAATGGTGCGAAGAAAACGGAATCAAAGTCTGGGGCCACACCCTCGTCTGGCATGCCCAGACGGGCCGCTGGTTCTTTGAGCCGGGCGCCGACGGCAAGCCCGTCACTCGCGAGCTGGCCATGGAACGGCTGAAGAAGCATATCTTGACGGTGGTGGGCCGTTACAAGGGCCGTATCATCGGCTGGGACGTCGTGAACGAAGCCATCAGTGACCGCGGAGACGACTCCACCGAAAACCTCCGGCAATCCCAATGGCTGCAGAAAATCGGCCCTGATTTTCTGACCCTGGCCTTCAAATGGGCCCACGAGGCCGACCCCAAAGCTGAGCTTTATTACAATGATTATTCCATTGAACAGGGCGCCCTTCGCGGCCGCGGCAAACACGCCAGCTCGCTGCTCCTGCTCAAACGCCTCAAGGCCGAAGGCGCCCCCATTCACGGCGTGGGCATTCAGGGGCACTGGAGCTTGAGCACCAACCCGGAAGAAGTGGAAAAGGCCATTCAAAATTATGCCGCCCTGGGGCTGAAGGTCAGCATCAGCGAGCTGGATGTCACCGCCACGGGCGACAACACCGGCGCTTTCCCTACACGCGGACGCAATGAGCCAATCTCCGAGGAAGCCATCAAGAAACAGGCTGAAGTCTATGCCAAATTGTTTGAGGTGTTCAATCGCCACTCCAAAACTATCACCCGGGTCACCTTTTGGGGATTAAGCGACCGGCGCTCGTGGCGCTCCTGGCAGCGGCCCCTGCTGTTTGATGCCCAACTTCAGCCCAAACCCGCTTACTTCGCCATTCTGGAAGTCGCGGAAGGTAAGAAGATAAACTTCTCCCAACCGAAATAA
- a CDS encoding alpha-L-arabinofuranosidase C-terminal domain-containing protein, protein MRRNFASRLRWAVALAAWACSLATGFPAQPVSLAIKAGEPGRAISPDIFGVFFEDLNYAADGGLYAELIQNRSFEYSPTEQPDWHPLKFWEVIKRGGGDGSVSVAEMRPIHENNPHYALLTVRRPGEGVGLANEGFDGIPLQAGETYEASFWTYQAFMGEMWGRGDNNRPMPVTLRLETRSGETLAEAAFQIKGRDWRRVSAKLKPARTVSDARLVLLAHEAGGLALDMVSLFPEKTFRHRPNGLRADLAQAVADLQPKFMRFPGGCLVHGGGVHRFYNWKETIGPVEQRRARRNLWGYHQTMGLGYFEYFQFCEDIGAKPLPVVSAGVCCQHAGSSPNRGQEGLPLAEMPAYIQDVLDLIEWANGPATSKWGAQRAAAGHPEPFGLKYLGVGNEDAITPIFKERFRMIYEAIKAKHPEIVVIGTSGPFAAGRDFDEGWAFARELKLPLVDEHYYVPPQWFWDNLSRYDRYDRNGPKVYVGEYAAHDRDRRRNSLRSALAEAAGMTGFERNGDVLQFASYAPLFARRGHTQWHPDLIYFNSTRVFLTPNYYVQQLFSRNSGNRALDLAFQGARPATLAASAVRDTQSGHVILKMVNGSDAAATLRIELEGLPARDLPATRILLTGPGPDAFNADDQPPAVKPETTEMTLRPSFEYTAPAYSLTVLRIKP, encoded by the coding sequence ATGCGCCGCAACTTCGCCTCCCGCCTCCGTTGGGCCGTGGCCTTGGCCGCTTGGGCCTGCAGCCTCGCCACTGGTTTCCCCGCCCAGCCCGTCAGCCTTGCCATCAAGGCCGGCGAGCCGGGCAGGGCGATTAGCCCCGATATTTTTGGCGTGTTTTTTGAGGACTTGAATTACGCCGCGGACGGCGGGTTGTATGCCGAGCTGATTCAAAACCGCTCCTTTGAATACAGTCCCACCGAACAACCCGACTGGCATCCCCTCAAATTTTGGGAGGTCATCAAACGCGGCGGCGGCGACGGCTCGGTCAGCGTGGCCGAAATGCGGCCCATCCACGAAAACAATCCTCATTACGCGCTCCTCACCGTGCGGCGGCCGGGGGAGGGGGTGGGACTGGCCAATGAGGGATTTGACGGCATCCCCCTGCAAGCAGGCGAAACGTACGAGGCCTCCTTCTGGACTTATCAAGCCTTCATGGGCGAAATGTGGGGGCGCGGGGACAACAACCGCCCCATGCCCGTCACCCTGCGTCTGGAGACTCGCAGCGGCGAAACCCTGGCTGAGGCCGCCTTCCAAATCAAAGGCCGCGATTGGCGGCGCGTCAGCGCCAAACTCAAGCCCGCCCGCACCGTCAGCGATGCGCGACTGGTCCTCCTGGCCCATGAGGCCGGCGGCCTGGCGCTCGACATGGTCTCCCTCTTTCCGGAAAAAACTTTTCGCCACCGCCCCAACGGGCTGCGCGCGGATTTGGCCCAGGCCGTGGCGGATTTGCAGCCCAAGTTTATGCGGTTTCCGGGCGGCTGCCTCGTCCACGGCGGGGGCGTGCATCGTTTCTACAATTGGAAGGAAACCATCGGCCCGGTCGAGCAGCGCCGCGCCCGGCGCAACCTCTGGGGCTATCACCAGACCATGGGCCTGGGCTATTTCGAGTATTTCCAATTCTGTGAAGACATCGGCGCCAAGCCGCTGCCCGTGGTGAGCGCCGGCGTCTGCTGCCAGCATGCCGGCAGCTCGCCCAATCGCGGCCAGGAGGGACTCCCCCTGGCGGAAATGCCGGCCTACATCCAGGACGTGCTGGATTTAATTGAATGGGCCAACGGCCCGGCCACCTCGAAATGGGGCGCCCAACGCGCCGCCGCCGGCCATCCCGAGCCGTTTGGCCTGAAATACCTGGGCGTGGGCAACGAGGATGCCATCACGCCCATTTTTAAGGAACGTTTCCGCATGATTTACGAGGCCATCAAGGCCAAACACCCCGAAATCGTGGTCATTGGTACCTCCGGCCCTTTTGCTGCGGGACGTGATTTTGACGAAGGCTGGGCCTTTGCGCGTGAATTGAAGCTGCCGCTGGTGGATGAGCATTACTACGTGCCGCCTCAATGGTTTTGGGACAACTTGTCCCGCTACGACCGCTATGACCGCAACGGCCCCAAGGTGTATGTGGGCGAATACGCCGCCCATGACCGCGACCGCCGCCGCAATTCGCTGCGCTCCGCCCTCGCCGAGGCCGCAGGCATGACCGGTTTCGAGCGCAACGGCGACGTGTTGCAATTTGCCTCCTACGCGCCTCTCTTTGCCCGCCGTGGCCATACCCAGTGGCATCCTGACCTCATTTATTTCAACAGCACCCGGGTTTTCCTCACGCCCAATTATTACGTGCAGCAGTTGTTCAGCCGCAACAGCGGCAACCGCGCACTCGACCTGGCCTTCCAAGGGGCAAGGCCAGCCACCTTGGCGGCCTCCGCCGTGCGCGATACTCAAAGCGGCCATGTAATCTTGAAAATGGTCAATGGCAGCGACGCGGCCGCCACTTTGCGCATCGAGTTGGAGGGCCTGCCCGCGCGCGATTTGCCCGCCACGCGCATCTTGCTCACCGGCCCCGGCCCGGACGCCTTCAACGCCGATGACCAGCCGCCCGCCGTGAAGCCGGAAACCACCGAAATGACCCTGCGTCCATCTTTTGAGTACACGGCACCTGCTTATTCATTGACGGTATTGCGAATCAAACCCTAA
- a CDS encoding malectin domain-containing carbohydrate-binding protein, producing MKTQLTTLLLSALLLGQFGQAQTNAPADDWKPSVLNQPGKQYPQVNSERRVRVRIVAPQAQNVVLDFLGGTKYPLTKGEDGAWTGMSNPMDEGFHYYQLVIDGAGVPDPGTLYFYGGSRWGSAVEVPAHDQDFYALKNVPHGQLRQVWFYSKNANATLRCFVYTPPDYDQNVTKRYPVLYLQHGGGEDETGWGSQGFTGRIMDNLIAAGKARSFIIVMANSYVPGAFGPGRGPAPAPAPAPAPAATPTAAGDPPPAPAPPPPGRGLMGPGGRMFNFGPFERVLVDDLIPFIDANFRTLADQPHRAMAGLSMGGMQTRAITLANLDKFSHIGVFSGGSISLSNITDLAKFKEKVKLVFISYGSRENGAAIAKANVEALKQAGINSVYYESPQTGHEWQSWRRSLYQMAPLLFEDLPLPPAIAIPPAAAAPAGQPAPATSAAPAAGAGAKIIRIKAGQDTPFKDSAGNIWEAERGFEGGATVGRDPATVIANTKDPGLYLTERYSMESFSLPLPNGKYVVKLHFAETFEGITGPGQRVFSYNVQGREFKDFDIWAKTGGPNRAYIETVPVEITNGMLRITFTPKVENPEINAIEIIPEALAGAAPSTPAPAAAPAPAPAPAAPATPPGASAATGPMPVLQIDAGKVTGQVSPLLYGLMTEEINFSYEGGLYAELIRNRSFKANPKEPVYWSAVGEATLALDPSQPLNEALNLSLKVDASRASAAAPAGIANGGFWGIPVRPNTTYRATFYARAEQFSGPLTLSLESQDGKQVFATAVVPKITGQWQKYQVLLKTKKAPVSKDNRFVITTTQPGLIWFQHVSLFPPTYKNRPNGTRPDIMQLLADMQPKTLRFPGGNYLEGNNLAERFDWKKTIGPVEQRPGHRSPWGYWSTDGFGLLEFLEWCEDLNMEPIMGVFAGYTLDRKYIEPGPALEPYVQEALEQIEYVIGDTTTRWGAQRARDGHPKPFKLNFVEIGNEDWFDRSGSYDGRFAQFYDAIKAKYPHLKVISSIGYEHPSQIVRSRVPDLVDEHYYRSLEEMMAHALDYDRYPRTNVTKIYCGEWATRVGSPTPNMAGALGDAAWMTGMERNSDIVLMHCYAPLFVNVSQLTGQGRSMQWSSDLIGYDALTSYGSPAYYAQQMFSTIHGDEILATDTQNVPTRTWQPRAPRGGAPPPPQPIREMFFSVTRRRATGEIFVKVVNIADRLQPLAIQISGAPRLRADGELVQLAANALTDTNSIEQPRNIVPRTQKIRGLSASFIREFPPFSISILKLRSR from the coding sequence ATGAAAACCCAACTCACCACTCTGTTGTTGTCGGCCTTGCTCCTGGGCCAGTTTGGCCAGGCGCAAACCAATGCACCGGCGGATGATTGGAAGCCTTCGGTTTTGAATCAACCGGGCAAACAATATCCGCAAGTCAACTCCGAGCGCCGCGTGCGCGTGCGCATTGTAGCCCCCCAGGCCCAGAATGTGGTGCTCGACTTTCTGGGCGGCACCAAATACCCGCTCACCAAGGGCGAGGACGGCGCCTGGACGGGCATGTCCAATCCCATGGACGAAGGTTTCCACTATTATCAACTGGTCATAGACGGCGCTGGCGTGCCCGACCCCGGCACCCTCTATTTTTACGGCGGCAGCCGCTGGGGCAGCGCCGTGGAGGTGCCGGCGCACGACCAGGATTTTTACGCGCTGAAGAACGTGCCGCACGGGCAGCTTCGGCAGGTGTGGTTTTACTCGAAAAACGCCAATGCCACGCTGCGCTGCTTTGTCTATACCCCGCCGGATTATGACCAGAACGTCACCAAGCGTTACCCCGTGCTCTATTTGCAGCATGGCGGGGGCGAGGACGAAACTGGCTGGGGCAGCCAGGGCTTTACCGGCCGCATCATGGACAATTTGATTGCCGCGGGCAAAGCCCGATCCTTCATCATCGTCATGGCCAACAGCTACGTGCCGGGCGCGTTTGGGCCGGGACGCGGCCCGGCGCCCGCTCCAGCACCAGCGCCAGCGCCAGCCGCCACGCCCACTGCTGCCGGTGATCCGCCGCCGGCACCCGCGCCGCCGCCGCCCGGTAGAGGCCTGATGGGTCCTGGCGGGAGGATGTTCAATTTTGGCCCCTTCGAGCGCGTGTTGGTGGATGACCTGATTCCCTTTATTGACGCCAACTTCCGCACGCTTGCGGATCAGCCGCACCGCGCCATGGCCGGCCTCTCGATGGGCGGCATGCAGACCCGGGCCATCACCCTGGCCAACCTCGACAAGTTTTCCCACATTGGCGTGTTCAGCGGCGGCAGCATCTCCCTCTCCAACATCACCGACCTGGCGAAGTTCAAGGAGAAAGTCAAACTGGTGTTTATCAGTTATGGCAGCCGCGAGAACGGCGCGGCCATTGCCAAAGCCAACGTGGAGGCGTTGAAACAAGCCGGCATCAACAGCGTCTATTATGAGTCGCCCCAAACCGGCCACGAATGGCAATCCTGGCGGCGCAGCCTCTATCAGATGGCGCCGTTGTTGTTTGAGGATTTGCCGCTGCCTCCGGCCATTGCCATTCCGCCTGCCGCCGCAGCGCCGGCTGGCCAGCCTGCCCCGGCCACATCCGCCGCCCCCGCTGCGGGGGCTGGCGCCAAGATTATTCGCATCAAGGCCGGCCAGGACACCCCTTTCAAGGACTCCGCCGGCAATATATGGGAGGCTGAGCGCGGATTTGAAGGCGGCGCGACGGTGGGCCGCGACCCTGCCACGGTGATTGCCAACACCAAGGATCCGGGCCTTTATCTGACGGAGCGCTATTCCATGGAATCGTTTTCCCTGCCGCTGCCCAACGGCAAGTATGTGGTGAAACTGCACTTTGCCGAGACGTTTGAGGGCATCACCGGTCCGGGGCAACGCGTCTTCTCCTACAACGTGCAAGGGCGCGAATTTAAGGACTTTGATATTTGGGCGAAAACCGGCGGTCCCAACCGCGCCTACATCGAGACGGTGCCGGTGGAAATCACCAATGGCATGTTGCGGATTACCTTCACCCCGAAGGTGGAGAACCCGGAAATCAATGCCATTGAAATCATTCCCGAGGCCCTGGCCGGGGCTGCGCCGTCCACTCCCGCGCCTGCGGCAGCGCCGGCGCCGGCGCCCGCCCCTGCCGCGCCAGCCACTCCCCCCGGCGCCTCTGCGGCCACCGGCCCGATGCCGGTGCTCCAGATTGATGCCGGAAAGGTGACCGGCCAAGTCAGCCCGCTGTTGTATGGCTTGATGACCGAGGAAATTAATTTTTCCTACGAAGGCGGCCTCTACGCGGAGCTGATTCGCAATCGCTCCTTCAAAGCAAACCCCAAAGAGCCGGTCTATTGGAGCGCGGTGGGCGAGGCCACGCTGGCGCTGGACCCCTCCCAGCCGCTGAATGAAGCTTTAAATCTGAGCCTGAAAGTGGACGCCTCGCGGGCCTCGGCGGCCGCTCCGGCGGGCATTGCCAATGGCGGATTTTGGGGCATCCCGGTGCGTCCCAACACCACCTACCGCGCCACGTTTTATGCGCGGGCCGAGCAGTTTTCCGGCCCGCTCACGCTCTCGCTCGAAAGCCAGGACGGCAAGCAGGTGTTTGCCACCGCGGTGGTGCCGAAGATTACCGGCCAGTGGCAGAAGTACCAGGTCCTCTTGAAAACCAAAAAAGCGCCCGTCTCCAAGGACAATCGCTTCGTCATCACCACCACCCAGCCCGGCCTGATTTGGTTTCAGCACGTCTCGCTTTTTCCGCCCACTTACAAGAACCGCCCCAATGGCACGCGCCCGGACATCATGCAGCTCCTGGCTGACATGCAGCCCAAAACCCTGCGTTTTCCCGGGGGCAATTACCTCGAGGGCAACAATCTGGCCGAGCGGTTTGATTGGAAGAAAACCATCGGGCCGGTGGAGCAGCGGCCGGGCCATCGCAGCCCCTGGGGCTATTGGTCCACCGACGGTTTTGGGCTGTTGGAGTTTTTGGAGTGGTGCGAAGATTTGAACATGGAGCCTATCATGGGCGTGTTTGCGGGCTACACCCTCGACCGCAAATACATTGAACCCGGCCCGGCCCTGGAGCCTTATGTGCAGGAGGCGCTGGAGCAAATCGAGTATGTCATCGGCGATACCACCACCCGCTGGGGCGCCCAGCGCGCACGTGACGGCCACCCCAAGCCCTTCAAGTTGAATTTTGTGGAAATTGGCAACGAAGACTGGTTTGACCGCAGCGGCAGTTATGACGGTCGTTTCGCTCAATTTTATGATGCCATCAAGGCCAAGTACCCCCACCTCAAGGTCATTTCCTCCATCGGCTACGAGCATCCCAGCCAGATTGTCCGCAGCCGCGTGCCCGATTTGGTGGATGAGCATTATTACCGCTCCCTGGAGGAGATGATGGCCCACGCGCTTGATTACGACCGCTATCCCCGCACCAACGTCACGAAAATCTATTGCGGCGAATGGGCCACGCGGGTTGGCTCCCCCACCCCCAACATGGCAGGCGCCCTGGGGGACGCCGCCTGGATGACCGGCATGGAACGCAATTCCGACATCGTCCTGATGCATTGCTACGCGCCGTTGTTTGTCAACGTCAGCCAGCTCACCGGCCAGGGCCGCTCCATGCAATGGAGCTCGGATTTGATTGGTTATGACGCGCTGACCAGCTACGGTTCACCCGCTTATTACGCCCAGCAAATGTTCAGCACCATCCACGGCGATGAAATCCTGGCGACCGACACGCAAAATGTCCCCACCCGCACCTGGCAGCCGCGCGCCCCGCGCGGCGGAGCGCCCCCGCCGCCGCAGCCCATTCGCGAGATGTTTTTCAGCGTCACCCGCCGCCGCGCCACCGGAGAAATCTTTGTGAAAGTCGTCAATATCGCTGACCGCCTGCAACCGCTGGCCATCCAAATCAGCGGCGCGCCGCGCCTCCGCGCCGATGGCGAGCTGGTGCAACTGGCCGCCAACGCCCTCACGGACACCAACTCCATCGAGCAGCCGCGCAATATCGTGCCGCGCACGCAAAAAATCCGGGGCCTGAGCGCCAGCTTCATCCGCGAATTCCCTCCCTTCTCCATTTCCATTTTGAAACTTCGCAGCCGTTAA
- a CDS encoding sialate O-acetylesterase has product MNRIQDGLARFACLLGTLCVGLLAARAQSTNFYVFLCFGQSNMEGFPGLEAQDKGPVNERFQVLAAVDFPTLGRKQGQWYPAIPPLCRPSAGLSPADYFGRTLVSNLPPHLKVGVVNVSVAGCKIELFDPDNFQSYAATAPPWMQNIIKGYGGNPYAHLVAMGRRAQQDGVIKGILLHQGESNTNDKDWPRKVNAIYQRLLHDLQLRAEDVPLLVGELVPADQKGACASMNKIIQTLPQTIPTAHVISAQGCAARADRLHFAPEGYRELGRRYAAKMLSLLGYEPGRARPGNAQ; this is encoded by the coding sequence ATGAATCGCATCCAGGACGGTCTCGCGCGTTTTGCCTGCCTGTTGGGGACTTTGTGCGTGGGCCTTTTGGCGGCCCGGGCGCAATCCACCAACTTCTATGTTTTCCTCTGCTTCGGTCAATCCAACATGGAAGGCTTCCCCGGCCTTGAAGCGCAGGACAAAGGGCCGGTGAATGAGCGTTTTCAAGTCCTGGCCGCCGTGGATTTTCCCACGCTGGGGCGCAAACAGGGCCAATGGTATCCCGCCATCCCGCCTCTTTGCCGGCCCAGTGCTGGCCTTTCACCGGCGGACTATTTTGGGCGGACCCTGGTCTCCAATCTGCCGCCCCACCTCAAAGTGGGGGTGGTCAACGTCTCGGTGGCGGGCTGCAAAATTGAGCTTTTTGACCCGGACAACTTCCAGTCCTACGCCGCCACCGCTCCGCCTTGGATGCAGAACATCATCAAAGGCTACGGTGGCAACCCTTATGCCCATCTCGTGGCCATGGGCCGGCGCGCGCAGCAGGACGGCGTCATTAAAGGCATCCTGCTCCATCAGGGCGAATCCAACACCAACGACAAGGATTGGCCGCGCAAGGTCAACGCCATTTACCAGCGCCTGTTGCACGACTTGCAACTGCGTGCTGAGGACGTGCCCTTGCTGGTGGGCGAACTGGTGCCCGCCGACCAGAAGGGGGCCTGCGCCAGCATGAACAAAATCATCCAGACGCTGCCCCAAACCATTCCCACCGCGCACGTCATCTCCGCCCAAGGCTGCGCCGCCCGCGCGGACCGGTTGCACTTTGCCCCGGAAGGTTACCGGGAACTGGGCCGGCGCTACGCGGCAAAAATGCTTTCCCTTTTGGGATATGAACCTGGCCGTGCCCGGCCGGGAAACGCGCAATGA
- a CDS encoding glycoside hydrolase family 43 protein, whose protein sequence is MGIGLAVADTLPAAEPAAQARNPIIWADVPDMCMVRVGDTYYMASTTMHLSPGLPIMKSRDLVNWEMASYAYATLADNDALNLQNGRNAYGAGSWAPSIRFHKGRFYASTFANTSGRTHIYHTLDPDKGPWEEISFRPSLHDHTLFFDDDGRTYMIYGVGNLRLVELKEDLTGLKPDGINQVIITNAISVAGATAGLAGEGSQLWKINGKYYLFNIIWPRGGMRMVIIHRADKITGPWEGRVALQDKGVAQGGLIDTPKGDWYAYLFRDYGAVGRIPYLVPVKWVDGWPVLGVDGKVPDTLPLPPSRGLIPGIVASDEFDRKPGDRPLPLVWQWNHNPDNRFWSVTARPGFLRLTTGRVDKDFLQARNSLTQRTLGPECSGSVAVDVSGMKDGDCAGLALLQRNYGLVGVKQEGGTRHLVMVSVQNGPPTEAARVPLQQNTVHLKAECDFNNRRDVAWFYYSLDGKTWTRIGSELKMTYTLPHFMGYRFALFNYATQEPGGHVDFDYFRISDRMTEPR, encoded by the coding sequence ATGGGCATCGGTCTGGCTGTGGCGGACACCCTCCCGGCCGCTGAACCGGCTGCCCAGGCCCGCAACCCCATCATTTGGGCTGATGTGCCGGACATGTGCATGGTCCGCGTGGGCGACACCTATTACATGGCCAGCACCACCATGCATCTCAGCCCTGGCCTGCCCATCATGAAATCCAGGGATTTGGTCAACTGGGAAATGGCCAGTTACGCCTACGCCACCCTGGCGGACAATGACGCCCTCAATCTGCAAAACGGCCGCAACGCCTACGGCGCCGGCTCCTGGGCGCCCAGCATTCGTTTCCACAAGGGCCGCTTTTACGCCTCCACTTTTGCCAACACCTCCGGCCGCACCCACATCTACCACACCCTCGACCCCGACAAAGGGCCCTGGGAGGAAATCTCGTTTCGTCCCTCCCTGCACGACCACACGCTGTTTTTCGATGACGACGGCCGCACCTATATGATTTACGGCGTGGGCAACCTGCGCCTGGTGGAGCTGAAGGAAGACCTCACCGGCCTCAAACCGGACGGCATCAATCAGGTCATCATCACCAACGCCATCTCCGTGGCGGGCGCCACCGCCGGGCTGGCGGGGGAAGGCTCGCAACTTTGGAAAATCAACGGCAAGTATTACCTCTTCAACATCATCTGGCCGCGCGGCGGCATGCGCATGGTCATCATTCATCGCGCCGATAAAATCACCGGCCCCTGGGAAGGCCGCGTCGCCCTTCAGGACAAAGGGGTGGCCCAGGGCGGGCTGATTGATACTCCCAAGGGCGATTGGTACGCCTACCTCTTCCGCGACTATGGCGCCGTCGGGCGCATCCCCTACTTGGTGCCTGTCAAATGGGTGGACGGCTGGCCTGTTTTGGGCGTGGACGGCAAGGTGCCCGATACCTTGCCGCTGCCTCCCAGCCGCGGCCTCATTCCCGGCATCGTGGCCTCGGACGAGTTTGACCGCAAACCCGGTGACCGCCCCCTGCCTCTGGTGTGGCAGTGGAATCACAATCCCGACAACCGCTTCTGGTCCGTCACGGCGCGCCCGGGCTTCCTGCGGCTCACCACCGGCCGGGTGGACAAGGACTTTCTCCAGGCCCGCAACAGTTTGACTCAGCGCACCCTCGGCCCCGAGTGCTCCGGGAGCGTGGCTGTGGATGTTTCCGGCATGAAGGACGGCGATTGCGCGGGGCTGGCCTTGTTGCAGCGCAACTATGGTTTGGTGGGCGTCAAGCAGGAGGGCGGGACTCGCCACCTGGTCATGGTCAGCGTTCAAAACGGCCCCCCCACCGAGGCCGCAAGGGTTCCCTTGCAGCAGAACACCGTCCATCTCAAGGCCGAATGTGATTTTAACAACCGCCGCGACGTGGCTTGGTTTTATTACAGCCTCGACGGTAAAACGTGGACCCGCATCGGCAGCGAACTGAAAATGACCTACACCCTCCCGCATTTCATGGGCTATCGCTTTGCCCTCTTTAATTACGCCACCCAGGAACCGGGCGGCCACGTGGACTTTGATTACTTCCGCATCAGCGACCGGATGACTGAACCGCGTTAG